A single window of Oncorhynchus keta strain PuntledgeMale-10-30-2019 chromosome 34, Oket_V2, whole genome shotgun sequence DNA harbors:
- the LOC118366470 gene encoding helix-loop-helix protein 2-like encodes MMLSPDQPDAGLPTETLLNGIKMECAPMPAEPAEGQGKARSLSMPSLSREEKRRRRRATDKYRSAHATRERIRVEAFNVGFAELRKLLPTLPPDKKLSKIEILRLAICYITYLNHVLDA; translated from the coding sequence ATGATGCTAAGTCCAGACCAGCCAGATGCCGGGCTGCCCACAGAGACCCTGCTGAACGGCATCAAGATGGAGTGTGCCCCCATGCCTGCGGAGCCCGCAGAAGGCCAGGGCAAGGCGCGATCTCTGTCCATGCCTTCCCTCagcagggaggagaagaggaggcggCGGCGTGCCACAGACAAGTACCGGTCCGCACACGCCACGAGAGAGCGCATCCGCGTTGAGGCCTTCAACGTTGGGTTCGCAGAGCTGAGGAAACTTCTCCCGACACTTCCGCCAGACAAGAAGCTGTCCAAGATCGAGATCCTCCGGCTGGCAATCTGCTACATCACCTACCTCAACCATGTGCTGGACGCGTAG